A single window of Agromyces aureus DNA harbors:
- the rplA gene encoding 50S ribosomal protein L1, whose amino-acid sequence MAQKSKAYRAAAEKIKADTFYTPTDAVALAKETGSAKFDSTVEVALKLGVDPRKADQMVRGTVILPHGTGKTARVIVFATGPAAEAAIAAGADEVGGAELIEKVAAGYTSFDSAVSTPELMGQVGRLGKVLGPRGLMPNPKTGTVTPNVGQAVSDIKGGKIEFRVDKHSNVHFVVGKASFTAEQLDENVKAALEEVVRLKPSSAKGRYIQKGAVSTTFGPGIPLDVNAI is encoded by the coding sequence ATGGCACAGAAGTCCAAGGCCTACCGGGCCGCGGCCGAGAAGATCAAGGCCGACACGTTCTACACCCCGACCGACGCCGTCGCGCTCGCGAAGGAGACCGGTTCGGCGAAGTTCGACTCGACCGTCGAGGTCGCGCTGAAGCTCGGCGTCGACCCCCGTAAGGCCGACCAGATGGTGCGCGGCACCGTCATCCTGCCCCACGGCACCGGCAAGACCGCTCGCGTCATCGTGTTCGCGACCGGCCCCGCCGCCGAGGCAGCCATCGCAGCCGGCGCCGACGAGGTCGGCGGCGCCGAGCTCATCGAGAAGGTCGCTGCGGGCTACACCTCGTTCGACTCCGCCGTCTCGACCCCCGAGCTCATGGGCCAGGTCGGCCGTCTCGGCAAGGTCCTCGGCCCGCGTGGTCTCATGCCGAACCCCAAGACCGGCACCGTGACCCCGAACGTCGGCCAGGCCGTCTCCGACATCAAGGGCGGCAAGATCGAGTTCCGCGTCGACAAGCACTCCAACGTGCACTTCGTCGTCGGCAAGGCCTCGTTCACCGCTGAGCAGCTCGACGAGAACGTGAAGGCCGCCCTCGAAGAGGTCGTCCGTCTCAAGCCGTCCAGCGCCAAGGGCCGCTACATCCAGAAGGGTGCCGTGTCGACCACGTTCGGCCCCGGCATCCCGCTCGACGTCAACGCGATCTGA
- the secE gene encoding preprotein translocase subunit SecE, whose translation MARKIIDEPSEDVVANAKRERASRRNPFARIVLFIRQVIAELKKVVTPTRKELFSFTVVVLVFVIIMMALVWALDSVFGWVVLYVFGSTGA comes from the coding sequence GTGGCCCGGAAGATCATCGACGAACCCAGCGAGGATGTCGTCGCCAACGCGAAGCGCGAGCGCGCATCGCGGCGAAACCCCTTCGCGCGGATCGTGTTGTTCATTCGACAGGTCATCGCCGAACTGAAGAAGGTCGTCACTCCGACCCGCAAGGAACTCTTCAGCTTCACCGTGGTCGTGCTGGTGTTCGTCATCATCATGATGGCCCTCGTCTGGGCACTCGACTCGGTGTTCGGATGGGTAGTGCTGTACGTCTTCGGGTCGACTGGGGCCTGA
- a CDS encoding iron chaperone, with amino-acid sequence MGIIDAHLERAATGNRAALSRVYAVAREATPDLTEGESYGMPALLYRGKGFVAALESKSHLGLYPFSGKVLPAISDRLAGFDWSQGALKFTAQHEIPDDLLHLIFETRRGEIDAQLDRKKR; translated from the coding sequence ATGGGGATCATCGACGCGCACCTCGAACGCGCGGCCACCGGCAATCGCGCCGCGCTCTCACGCGTCTACGCCGTCGCACGCGAGGCCACACCAGACCTCACCGAGGGCGAGAGCTACGGCATGCCCGCGCTGCTCTACCGGGGCAAGGGCTTCGTCGCCGCGCTCGAGTCCAAGTCGCACCTCGGGCTCTACCCGTTCAGCGGCAAGGTGCTGCCCGCCATCAGCGACCGTCTCGCCGGCTTCGACTGGTCTCAGGGCGCCCTGAAGTTCACCGCGCAGCACGAGATCCCCGACGACCTGCTGCACCTCATCTTCGAGACCCGGCGCGGCGAGATCGACGCCCAGCTCGACCGCAAGAAGCGCTGA
- a CDS encoding deoxyguanosinetriphosphate triphosphohydrolase family protein, protein MSIERGTRLVTEPQSSVRVTGEHSQFRLDLERIRFSPYFSRLSAVTQVIAQPGAGPLIHNRLTHSIKVTAVARAIAVGLSDAASPARALALEHGCDAVVVQAAASAHDLGHPPFGHLGERVLDRLARETLGLSDGFEGNAQTYRIIGTLDVSANAPHGLNLTAAVRAAVAKYPWTRFVDPASLGPGTLPRGMRRVSGGIDVVKFSAYDLDAADLFSARRGLPAMQQSLECSIMDIADDIAYSIHDVDDFYRAGLLSQGSVAREFRGFIEEGATLRELDDDALAARSAPPGAALEGLRRKLHRSDSWIATDEAFAEAVDVVADDLVDGLLATPFDGSIASERALSSFTNRWINHLQTSVVPAPADEVRTGLVTLDRLAWHEVEVLKFVHRHFILDRADIAMYQRGLSRVLTRAVKGLTAWITDDIDRHRVPERLRELVELATEGYALLRVTKPEGVPIPDAGDVHRLGLGRGVVDYVASLSDDQALAVSEAIDGRPDRLWDIGQNL, encoded by the coding sequence ATGTCGATCGAACGGGGCACCCGACTCGTCACGGAGCCGCAGAGCAGCGTGCGCGTCACGGGCGAGCACTCGCAGTTCCGGCTCGACCTCGAGCGCATCAGGTTCTCGCCGTACTTCTCGCGGCTCTCGGCCGTGACGCAGGTGATCGCCCAGCCGGGCGCTGGCCCGCTGATCCACAACCGGCTGACCCACTCCATCAAGGTCACCGCTGTCGCGCGCGCCATCGCGGTCGGGCTGTCGGATGCCGCGTCGCCGGCGCGCGCGCTCGCACTGGAGCACGGCTGCGACGCCGTCGTCGTGCAGGCGGCGGCGAGCGCGCACGATCTCGGCCACCCGCCGTTCGGGCACCTCGGCGAGCGCGTGCTCGACCGGCTCGCCCGGGAGACGCTCGGACTCTCCGACGGCTTCGAGGGCAACGCGCAGACCTATCGCATCATCGGGACGCTCGACGTCTCGGCGAACGCCCCGCACGGGCTGAACCTCACGGCCGCCGTGCGCGCGGCCGTCGCGAAGTACCCGTGGACCCGGTTCGTCGACCCCGCATCGCTCGGACCCGGAACGCTGCCGCGCGGCATGCGGCGCGTCTCGGGCGGCATCGACGTCGTGAAGTTCTCGGCCTACGACCTCGACGCCGCCGACCTGTTCTCGGCACGGCGCGGACTTCCCGCCATGCAGCAGTCGCTCGAGTGCTCGATCATGGACATCGCCGACGACATCGCGTACTCGATCCACGACGTCGACGATTTCTACCGCGCGGGCCTCCTGAGCCAGGGGTCGGTGGCCCGCGAGTTCCGCGGCTTCATCGAGGAAGGCGCGACCCTCCGCGAGCTCGACGACGACGCCCTCGCTGCTCGGTCCGCTCCCCCGGGCGCCGCGCTCGAGGGCCTGCGCCGCAAGCTGCACCGGAGCGACTCCTGGATCGCGACCGACGAGGCCTTCGCCGAGGCGGTCGACGTCGTCGCCGACGATCTCGTCGACGGCCTGCTCGCGACCCCCTTCGACGGCTCCATCGCCTCGGAGCGCGCGCTCTCGTCGTTCACGAACCGGTGGATCAACCACCTGCAGACCTCGGTCGTGCCGGCGCCGGCCGACGAGGTGCGCACCGGGCTCGTGACGCTCGACCGGCTCGCCTGGCACGAGGTCGAGGTGCTGAAGTTCGTGCACCGGCACTTCATCCTCGACCGCGCCGACATCGCCATGTACCAGCGCGGGCTCAGCAGGGTGCTGACGCGTGCAGTCAAGGGCCTCACGGCCTGGATCACCGACGACATCGACCGGCACCGCGTGCCCGAGCGGTTGCGGGAGCTCGTCGAGCTCGCGACCGAGGGGTACGCCCTGCTCCGCGTGACGAAGCCCGAGGGGGTTCCGATCCCCGATGCCGGCGACGTGCACCGCCTCGGCCTCGGGCGAGGCGTCGTCGACTACGTCGCCTCCCTCAGCGACGACCAGGCGCTCGCCGTCTCGGAGGCGATCGACGGCCGCCCCGACCGACTCTGGGACATCGGGCAGAACCTCTGA
- a CDS encoding discoidin domain-containing protein, with the protein MPVRRHTKARARVAAALVLGAGVIAATLVPTAAQAATNPAPRIIPELQTWTGGDGAFTLDGTGRIVADPELVEVAAQFAADLEATTGIVAEVADAAGAAPSAGDLVLDFDETLSHAAGGELFQAEGYRLSVTADGVEIAAPSTDGAFYGTRTVLQALLQSPGRSELPIGESIDWPNHEVRGFMLDVGRRFFTPEFVRDYITMMSWYKLNEFQIHLNDNEIARPAGGWVDAYDGFRLKTDNPAFAGLASEDGAYDRADWQSFEDAAASHAVTIIPEIDAPAHSRSFIRWKPEIGFNGGDSDHLDLSKPESTETIKAVFDEFTPWFEGPDVHMGTDEYPREGRDDYRTFFNTMADHIRGLGKQPRAWGSMTVMHGSAAGYDRDVTINAWNNGWYGMASALADGYEFINTNDGDLYVVPFANYYHGNGLNNSSLYASWLPNKLGSTEVVPAGTPKGAMFAVWNDLVHEDYSELDVHGLMRDSFPVIAQKTWKSTTPALAYGDFTTLQRQVGPGPGLSTIEQGVGTAAAGERSLGAVVTASSSGEGTPPSALTDGRSLTRWATSEDTADVTIDLGASAPTGRVEIDWAGTPPESYDVHVSTDGRFWQHVTDDVDGTTGVVDVGGLAARYVAVRDIRSGDGDIAAWRMSVFSPKPLTTGATATSSGVEAAAFPPSLAVDGNDATRWSASYVAQPWIAADLGAQQRFGEVVLKWEGASAKDYAVAVSTDGQAWTTVATRTGMATGARTDTVGFDPVTARHVRVTVTAKNLSPYLSLFELSVPSSAEPEAAITAEIAPAEPDLPDGSYSVPPSVTISATGTAGDVSGLEYRVDDGAWADVSGPIVLDAPGEQRLEYRALVGDIAVAGHGVVTVAATPSLEVEATVSSRCVAGAAVLSVRAVNGEEAPVSVAFASEFGERSFASVAPGKNAFHAFSTRVAELAAGEVTITASAEVGGETVSSTQVVPYEARSCG; encoded by the coding sequence ATGCCCGTCAGACGTCACACGAAGGCGCGGGCCCGCGTCGCGGCAGCACTGGTGCTCGGCGCCGGCGTGATCGCCGCGACGCTCGTGCCGACCGCGGCGCAGGCCGCGACCAACCCGGCCCCGCGCATCATCCCCGAGCTGCAGACGTGGACGGGCGGGGACGGCGCGTTCACGCTCGACGGCACCGGCCGCATCGTCGCCGATCCCGAGCTCGTCGAGGTCGCGGCGCAGTTCGCGGCCGACCTCGAGGCGACCACCGGCATCGTCGCCGAGGTCGCCGACGCCGCGGGCGCCGCCCCGTCGGCGGGCGACCTCGTGCTCGACTTCGACGAGACGCTCAGCCACGCTGCGGGCGGCGAGCTGTTCCAGGCCGAGGGCTACCGCCTCAGCGTCACCGCCGACGGCGTCGAGATCGCGGCGCCGAGCACCGACGGCGCGTTCTACGGAACCCGCACGGTGCTGCAGGCGCTGCTGCAGTCGCCCGGGCGTTCCGAACTTCCGATCGGCGAGAGCATCGACTGGCCGAACCACGAGGTGCGCGGCTTCATGCTCGATGTCGGGCGGCGCTTCTTCACCCCCGAGTTCGTGCGCGACTACATCACCATGATGAGCTGGTACAAGCTCAACGAGTTCCAGATCCACCTGAACGACAACGAGATCGCGAGGCCCGCGGGCGGATGGGTCGACGCGTACGACGGGTTCCGGCTGAAGACCGACAACCCCGCCTTCGCCGGCCTCGCGTCGGAGGACGGCGCGTACGACCGGGCAGACTGGCAGAGCTTCGAGGATGCCGCCGCGTCGCACGCGGTGACGATCATCCCCGAGATCGACGCCCCGGCCCACTCGCGCTCGTTCATCCGCTGGAAGCCCGAGATCGGGTTCAACGGCGGCGACTCCGACCACCTCGACCTCTCGAAGCCCGAATCGACCGAGACGATCAAGGCGGTCTTCGACGAGTTCACGCCCTGGTTCGAGGGACCCGACGTGCACATGGGCACCGACGAGTACCCCCGTGAGGGCAGGGACGACTACCGCACCTTCTTCAACACCATGGCCGACCACATCCGCGGACTCGGCAAGCAGCCGCGCGCGTGGGGCAGCATGACGGTGATGCACGGCTCGGCTGCCGGCTACGACCGCGACGTGACGATCAATGCATGGAACAACGGCTGGTACGGCATGGCCTCCGCGCTCGCCGACGGCTACGAGTTCATCAACACGAACGACGGCGACCTCTACGTGGTGCCGTTCGCGAACTACTACCACGGCAACGGCCTGAACAACTCCTCGCTCTACGCCTCGTGGCTGCCGAACAAGCTCGGCAGCACCGAGGTCGTGCCGGCCGGCACGCCGAAGGGCGCGATGTTCGCGGTCTGGAACGACCTCGTGCACGAGGACTACTCCGAGCTCGACGTGCACGGGCTCATGCGCGATTCGTTCCCCGTCATCGCCCAGAAGACCTGGAAGTCGACCACTCCCGCCCTTGCCTACGGCGACTTCACCACGCTCCAGAGGCAGGTCGGCCCCGGCCCCGGCCTCAGCACGATCGAGCAGGGCGTCGGCACGGCGGCAGCGGGCGAACGCTCGCTGGGCGCCGTGGTGACCGCTTCGTCGAGCGGCGAGGGCACGCCGCCCTCCGCACTCACCGACGGGCGATCGCTCACCAGGTGGGCGACCTCCGAGGACACCGCCGACGTCACGATCGACCTCGGTGCGTCCGCGCCGACGGGCCGGGTCGAGATCGACTGGGCCGGTACGCCGCCCGAGAGCTACGACGTGCACGTCTCGACCGACGGACGCTTCTGGCAGCACGTGACCGATGACGTCGACGGAACGACCGGCGTGGTCGACGTCGGCGGCCTCGCCGCCCGCTACGTCGCGGTCCGCGACATCCGCTCGGGTGACGGCGACATCGCCGCGTGGCGGATGTCGGTCTTCAGCCCGAAGCCGCTCACCACGGGCGCGACGGCGACCTCGTCCGGCGTCGAGGCCGCGGCCTTCCCGCCGTCGCTCGCCGTCGACGGCAACGACGCGACCCGCTGGTCGGCGAGCTACGTGGCCCAGCCGTGGATCGCGGCCGACCTCGGGGCGCAGCAGCGCTTCGGCGAGGTCGTGCTGAAGTGGGAGGGCGCCTCGGCGAAGGACTACGCGGTCGCCGTCTCGACCGACGGACAGGCCTGGACGACGGTCGCGACGCGCACCGGCATGGCCACCGGCGCGCGAACCGACACCGTCGGCTTCGACCCGGTCACCGCGCGGCACGTGCGGGTCACGGTCACGGCCAAGAACCTGAGCCCGTACCTGAGCCTCTTCGAGCTCTCGGTCCCGTCGTCGGCGGAGCCCGAGGCTGCGATCACGGCTGAGATCGCGCCGGCCGAGCCCGACCTGCCCGACGGCTCGTACTCGGTGCCGCCCTCGGTGACGATCAGCGCGACGGGCACGGCGGGAGACGTCTCCGGCCTCGAGTACCGGGTCGACGACGGTGCCTGGGCGGATGTCTCGGGGCCGATCGTGCTCGATGCGCCAGGGGAGCAGCGCCTCGAGTACCGGGCGCTCGTCGGCGACATCGCGGTGGCGGGCCACGGCGTCGTCACGGTCGCGGCCACGCCCTCGCTGGAGGTCGAGGCGACGGTGTCGAGTCGGTGCGTCGCGGGTGCCGCGGTGCTGTCGGTCCGTGCGGTGAACGGCGAGGAGGCGCCGGTCTCGGTGGCGTTCGCGTCGGAGTTCGGCGAGCGCTCGTTCGCGTCCGTCGCGCCGGGGAAGAACGCGTTCCACGCGTTCTCGACACGGGTGGCGGAATTGGCCGCCGGCGAGGTGACGATCACCGCGTCGGCGGAGGTCGGCGGCGAGACGGTGTCGTCGACGCAGGTGGTTCCGTACGAGGCTCGCTCGTGCGGCTGA
- the nusG gene encoding transcription termination/antitermination protein NusG: MAKTERDDVDWATAAEQSAEDDEAQEGNSLEHDEQSVEPAEQRAVHLVDDEGNDVDLDAVLDAIAEANDPEADAVVDDALDIDSVEEADAALEAVIEESEEPEHDPYEEFRNELRFLPGKWFVIHSYAGFERRVKANIEQRRESMAMADYIYQVEVPMEDVVEIKNGQRKMVTRVRIPGYVLVRMDLNEESWSVIRHTPGVTGFVGNAHNPAPLRFEEAFGMLKSLVEIKDVAPVKGAKGGQATGAARAIQAEVDFEVGETITIKDGSFAGLPGSISEIKPESGKLIVLVSLFERETPVELSFDQVTKL; encoded by the coding sequence TTGGCAAAGACTGAGCGCGACGACGTCGACTGGGCCACGGCCGCAGAACAGTCGGCCGAAGACGACGAGGCCCAGGAGGGCAACTCGCTCGAGCACGACGAGCAGTCGGTCGAGCCCGCCGAGCAGCGTGCCGTCCACCTCGTCGACGACGAGGGCAACGACGTCGACCTCGATGCCGTGCTCGACGCCATCGCCGAGGCGAACGACCCCGAGGCCGACGCGGTCGTCGACGACGCACTCGACATCGACTCGGTCGAAGAGGCCGATGCCGCGCTCGAGGCCGTGATCGAAGAGAGCGAAGAGCCCGAGCACGACCCGTACGAGGAGTTCCGCAACGAACTGCGCTTCCTCCCGGGCAAGTGGTTCGTCATCCACTCCTACGCGGGCTTCGAGCGCCGCGTGAAGGCGAACATCGAGCAGCGCCGCGAGTCGATGGCCATGGCCGACTACATCTACCAGGTCGAAGTCCCGATGGAAGACGTCGTCGAGATCAAGAACGGCCAGCGCAAGATGGTCACCCGCGTGCGCATCCCCGGCTACGTGCTGGTGCGCATGGACCTCAACGAGGAGAGCTGGTCGGTCATCCGCCACACTCCCGGCGTCACGGGCTTCGTGGGCAACGCCCACAACCCGGCACCGCTGCGCTTCGAAGAGGCCTTCGGCATGCTGAAGAGCCTCGTCGAGATCAAGGACGTCGCCCCCGTCAAGGGTGCGAAGGGCGGCCAGGCCACCGGCGCCGCCCGCGCCATCCAGGCCGAGGTCGACTTCGAGGTCGGCGAGACCATCACGATCAAGGACGGCTCGTTCGCGGGCCTGCCCGGTTCGATCAGCGAGATCAAGCCCGAGAGCGGCAAGCTCATCGTGCTCGTCTCGCTCTTCGAGCGCGAGACCCCGGTCGAGCTCAGCTTCGACCAGGTCACCAAGCTTTGA
- a CDS encoding HAD family hydrolase, with protein MTPTQRFQAVLFDCDGVLVDSEVITNGVLRGMLHELGWPISREECVERFIGRALTDEFDVIEAHTGVRPDQAWLLEFRDRRNRALAVELEPIPGAVAAVTAVAAAFDRRIACASGADRAKIELQLAKIGLADAFGEHVYSGMETPRSKPAPDVYLAAAAGLGVDPRDCAVVEDTVAGVTAGVAAGATVFGFAPGGPAATAPESLAAAGASQIFTSMHELPALLGSAAPRHPRT; from the coding sequence GTGACTCCCACGCAGCGATTCCAGGCCGTGCTCTTCGACTGCGACGGCGTGCTCGTCGATTCCGAGGTCATCACCAACGGCGTGCTGCGCGGCATGCTGCACGAGCTCGGCTGGCCGATCAGCCGCGAGGAGTGCGTCGAACGTTTCATCGGCCGCGCCCTGACCGACGAGTTCGACGTCATCGAGGCGCACACGGGCGTGCGGCCCGACCAGGCCTGGCTGCTCGAGTTCCGCGACCGGCGCAATCGCGCCCTCGCGGTCGAGCTCGAGCCGATCCCCGGAGCGGTCGCCGCCGTCACGGCCGTGGCCGCCGCGTTCGACCGACGGATCGCCTGTGCCTCGGGCGCCGATCGGGCGAAGATCGAGCTGCAGCTGGCGAAGATCGGGCTGGCCGACGCCTTCGGCGAGCACGTGTACAGCGGCATGGAGACACCGCGCAGCAAGCCCGCCCCCGATGTCTACCTCGCCGCGGCGGCGGGGCTCGGCGTCGATCCCCGCGACTGCGCCGTCGTCGAGGACACGGTCGCCGGCGTCACGGCCGGCGTGGCCGCCGGGGCGACCGTCTTCGGCTTCGCCCCCGGCGGGCCTGCGGCCACGGCGCCGGAATCGCTGGCCGCGGCCGGCGCCTCGCAGATCTTCACGAGCATGCACGAACTGCCCGCGCTGCTCGGATCGGCCGCGCCGCGGCATCCGCGAACTTAA
- the rplK gene encoding 50S ribosomal protein L11, which yields MAPKKKVTGLIKLQIKAGAANPAPPIGPALGQHGVNIMEFCKAYNAQTESQRGNVIPVEITVYEDRSFTFILKTPPAAELIKKAAGVAKGSGVPHTTKVGKLTQAQVREIAESKMVDLNANDLDAASKIIAGTARSMGITVE from the coding sequence ATGGCACCGAAGAAGAAGGTCACTGGTCTGATCAAGCTTCAGATCAAGGCCGGCGCCGCCAACCCCGCCCCGCCCATCGGCCCGGCGCTGGGTCAGCACGGCGTCAACATCATGGAGTTCTGCAAGGCGTACAACGCGCAGACCGAGTCGCAGCGCGGCAACGTCATCCCCGTTGAGATCACCGTCTACGAGGACCGCTCCTTCACCTTCATCCTGAAGACCCCGCCCGCCGCAGAGCTCATCAAGAAGGCTGCCGGCGTCGCCAAGGGTTCGGGCGTCCCGCACACCACCAAGGTCGGCAAGCTGACCCAGGCGCAGGTGCGCGAGATCGCCGAGTCGAAGATGGTCGACCTCAATGCCAACGACCTCGACGCCGCGTCGAAGATCATCGCCGGCACCGCCCGCTCGATGGGCATCACGGTCGAGTAA
- a CDS encoding APC family permease translates to MSVEPAKPTDLGDGDHLEVLGYQDSFNRSMSLWANFALGFTYLSPLVGVYSLFAVALSIGGPPSIWWIVIVGAGQLLVSLVFGEVVSQYPIHGGIYPWARRLWGRRYAWMAAWIYIWAMIVTITAVAGYGSGFVASLVGITATPESTLAITLGLLVIALIFNFTGTKTLARVAQIGLAAELIGVIGVGLYLLVFQRKQEFSVFFDTMNVQGDGSYATAFIGSAIAGLFLFYGFEACGDVAEEVSNPGRRIPKAMILTILVGGVSALFSFGGYVLAAPDLASIVSGEDADPIPGILEATLGTVGAKIFLGVAVLAFISCVLSLQAAASRLLYSFARDGMIPGHRWLAKVSPNTKVPRNALIVACTVPAIITVFIYVNPAITLPVTAFAVLGIYIAFQMVVLGALRQRLRGWKPAGTFSLGGAGIVINVLALAYGVFAIWLLATPGSSGDVVADYAVWIGLGVVLVSGLAYLFIARPDRKSDAPAGDAIEVAERLAVRRAETASMSKVD, encoded by the coding sequence ATGTCCGTCGAACCAGCCAAGCCGACCGACCTCGGCGACGGCGATCACCTCGAAGTCCTCGGCTACCAGGACTCGTTCAATCGCTCGATGAGTCTCTGGGCGAACTTCGCCCTCGGCTTCACCTACCTCTCCCCCTTGGTGGGCGTCTACTCGCTCTTCGCCGTCGCCCTCTCGATCGGCGGACCGCCCTCGATCTGGTGGATCGTCATCGTCGGTGCGGGCCAGCTACTCGTGTCGCTCGTGTTCGGCGAGGTCGTCTCGCAGTACCCGATCCACGGCGGCATCTACCCATGGGCCCGGCGCCTCTGGGGTCGCCGCTACGCGTGGATGGCCGCCTGGATCTACATCTGGGCCATGATCGTCACGATCACCGCCGTGGCCGGCTACGGTTCGGGCTTCGTCGCGAGCCTCGTCGGCATCACCGCGACGCCCGAGTCGACCCTCGCGATCACGCTCGGCCTGCTCGTGATCGCCCTGATCTTCAACTTCACGGGCACGAAGACGCTCGCCCGCGTCGCACAGATCGGCCTCGCCGCCGAGCTCATCGGCGTCATCGGGGTCGGCCTCTACCTGCTCGTCTTCCAGCGCAAGCAGGAGTTCAGCGTCTTCTTCGACACCATGAACGTGCAGGGCGACGGCTCGTACGCGACCGCGTTCATCGGTTCGGCCATCGCCGGCCTCTTCCTCTTCTACGGCTTCGAGGCCTGCGGGGATGTCGCGGAAGAGGTCTCGAACCCGGGTCGCCGCATTCCCAAGGCCATGATCCTGACGATCCTCGTGGGCGGCGTCTCGGCGCTGTTCTCGTTCGGCGGCTACGTGCTCGCGGCCCCCGACCTCGCCTCGATCGTCTCGGGTGAAGACGCCGACCCGATCCCCGGAATCCTCGAGGCGACGCTCGGCACCGTCGGCGCCAAGATCTTCCTCGGCGTCGCCGTGCTCGCGTTCATCTCGTGCGTGCTGAGCCTGCAGGCCGCCGCGAGCCGCCTGCTCTACAGCTTCGCGCGCGACGGCATGATCCCGGGCCACCGCTGGCTCGCGAAGGTCAGCCCGAACACGAAGGTGCCGCGCAACGCGCTCATCGTCGCGTGCACCGTGCCCGCGATCATCACGGTGTTCATCTACGTGAACCCGGCGATCACGCTGCCCGTCACGGCCTTCGCGGTGCTGGGCATCTACATCGCGTTCCAGATGGTCGTGCTCGGGGCCCTCCGCCAGCGCCTGCGCGGGTGGAAGCCCGCCGGAACGTTCTCGCTCGGCGGCGCCGGCATCGTGATCAACGTGCTCGCGCTCGCCTACGGGGTGTTCGCGATCTGGCTGCTCGCCACCCCCGGCTCCTCCGGCGACGTCGTGGCCGACTACGCCGTCTGGATCGGGCTCGGCGTCGTGCTCGTCTCGGGCCTCGCGTACCTGTTCATCGCGCGCCCCGACCGCAAGTCCGACGCCCCCGCGGGCGACGCGATCGAGGTCGCCGAGCGCCTGGCCGTGCGTCGTGCCGAGACCGCCTCGATGTCCAAGGTCGACTGA
- a CDS encoding acylphosphatase — MIRRHVVVSGLVQGVGYRYLARKHAQRLEVTGWVRNLPDGTVEVEAQGTESAVLELLRRLEQGPTGAEVSGVIAADLEPRDEDDGFVILR, encoded by the coding sequence GTGATCCGTCGCCATGTCGTCGTCTCGGGGCTCGTGCAGGGCGTCGGCTACCGCTACCTGGCGCGCAAGCACGCCCAGCGACTCGAGGTCACGGGCTGGGTGCGCAACCTGCCCGACGGCACCGTCGAGGTCGAGGCGCAGGGCACCGAGTCCGCCGTGCTCGAGCTGCTGCGGCGACTCGAGCAGGGGCCGACCGGCGCCGAGGTATCCGGGGTGATCGCGGCGGACCTCGAGCCGCGCGACGAGGACGACGGGTTCGTCATCCTCCGCTGA